GAGGAGGTGACGCACATGATCTTCGAACCGGATGACGGCAGGCCCGGTGGCTGGACTCACAACGAGATCGCCAAGGCCATCGGCATGGCCGTGGGTACGCGCGTGACGGCGATGAACCTGCCCGCGGGAATGCTGCGGCTGGGTGCGAAGCTCGACGCCCGGTTCCGGGGCAAGGGCGCGAAGCTGACGCTCGATCGCGTCGGCTACATGTGCCACCCCGATTGGCGCGTGGGCGAGGGGATGCAGCCGCCACCATCGCTGTGGACCCCGCAGGTCGAGACCCAAATGGGCCTTCACGCTACCGCCGCATGGTATCGCGAGGCGGGCTGGTTGAAATGATGTTGTGCTGAAAGGCACTGGCGCTGCGCCATCAGAGGCGCAGCGCAGAGCTCGAATCTACGAGCATGCGCAAGCACAATCGAGGGGTTCGATGCTCACGGGCGTTAATTTTGCCGGAGTCCGTCAACACTGTTTTGATTTGAAAAATCTGAGTATCAGCGGATAAGTCCGTTGAGATCATCGACAATCGTATTTCCGAACATTGTCGAAAAAAGCATTTTGAACATACTGCCGCCCTTTCAGGATTCACTTGAGAAAATCTAATTGTAAGCTCAAAAATTCTTGCGATAAGTGATTTTCCATCCATAGTGGTGGCATGGATAAGAAGTGCAACTGGATCGGGACAGCCAGGCTCACATTTTTTGCGGCACTCATGGTCGGTTTCTCAGGCCATGCAGTGGCAGGGTCTGCAGAGTTTGACTTGGATATCGCAACTCAGCCGATCGCCGCACTGAATAAGTGTGACGCGATGCTTGCACTAGAAAAGAACATATCCGTCAGGGTGCGCTTGCTGGCGCAGCGAGCCATCATTCTCGCTAAGCTTGATCGGCTGGCCGATGCGGATGACGCCGTTGGGCAGGCAAGAAAGGCGCTCGTGCGCGGTGACCTTCTCGGAGAAGCAGAAGTATTGCTTGCTGAAGCGGATGTCCGTTCCCAGCGTCAAGAGTATAGCGATGCGGCGGTGTTAGTGCGGCGGGCACGTACTTTGCTCGCGCGCCGTTTTCCCGAAGACAGCATCGAAATTGCCCAGGCAGACACAATGCTTGGTCGTTTGCTGATTAGTCAAAGCAAACTTGACGAAGGTCTCGCACGAACTCGCCATGGTTGGGAGGTTCTAGGCAAGCTTCGTCCCGTCGGCGATGACGAACGTGTTGATGCTGCATTTCAGTATGCGATCGGACTAGTCTACTCCCGCCAGCCTGAACGGTCAGAGCCGCTGCTAAGGCAGTTGGTATCGGAAATCGAAAGCCTAAGACCAAATCAGCCTTACCGTGCCAAGCTACCGAATCTGTTGGGCACAGAACTGCTTATGCAGGGCCGCATTCAGGAAGCAGTGCCGTGGTTGAGGCAGTCTGTAGACGTGGGTGAACAACTGAAGACAACTATTATAGGTGAGCGCGCGGATTCGCTTTCGGCTCTCGGTGTCGCGTTGCTCATGTCGGACCGGCCCGCTGAAGCACTTCCCTTCTTTCAAAAGTCTGCTCAGCAATTTGCTATCGGCGGGGCGGTGCCATCGCAGGCAGGTGCGCTGATAAACGGCGGTACGGCCGCCGACCGAGCCGGTGATAGAAATCTCGGCCTGCAGATGCGTGAGGCGGGTATCGCGCTATTGGCGGAAATGCCCCATCAACATGACCTTGCGGTAGCTCTGAACAAGTTCAAATTGGCGCAGTCCTACGTTCATGCCGGGCGTCTGGATGAGGGTGAATCGATGGCTATCGATGCTGCCAGTGTGCTCAAGCTTCTGCGCCCCCCAACGCATTTCCAGACGCTCAACAGCCGTATATCGCTCGGCTGGATCAAGGCCTTGCGCGGGCGTACGGCAGAGGGCCTTGGCGAAGTGCGTGATGCGTTTCGTACTTCGATTGCAGTCAATAACAGCCTTGAAGTTTCACAAAATCGCGTTGTCGGTGTGATCGACAATATCGAGGCGTTCAGCCAGGCGCTCGAAACGGCGGTGCTGGCTGGTGACAATGACTTTACCTTCGAAGTATTGCAGGTGCTGGTGGAGACTGACGCCAGCCGCGCGGCGGTGGCGGTGACTGCGCGCGAACAGGCGGGCAATTCCGAGTTGGGGTTGCTGCTGCGTCGCCGACAGGAGGCTGCGGGAAAGCTTGCGGATGCCGATGCCGCGCTGCTGCGCGCTGCAGGGCTGGAGCAGGGCACGGATCACGCGCCGCTGAAAAAGGCGGTGGACGATTCGCGCGCCGTGCTGGTTGCGCTGGATGCCGAACTCGATGCAGAAGCGCCCGGATTCCGCTCGCTGTTGCGCCCGCGCCCCGTCACGCTTGCGGAAACGCAAGGTAGGCTCGCACCCGATGAAACGCTGCTGGTGATCGAAGAAAGCGACCTTGGGCTTTATACCATGGCGATCACGCGTGATCGGCTTGCCATCGGTCGTGCGCCGATCCGCCGTGAAGCACTACGTGGTCTTGTCCGTCGGATCAGGGCGGGCACGGAAAGTGGCACACTCGTTCCTTTCGATACGACCGCCGCCCACGAGATTTACCGGGCGGTGTTCACCCCCGACGTGGCCGCACTCGTGCCCGCCAAACAGCGGTTGCGGGTGGTTACAGGGGACATTCTCTCTGCCCTGCCGCTCACCCTCCTTGCCAGCCGCGCGGGGCCTTCGCTGGCATCGACCCGCTGGCTTGTGGAAGATCATGCAGTTTCGGTGGTCCCCTCGTTGGCTACGCTGGGCCGTGCCTCATCCCGCAAGGCGACGCGCGGCAATCTCGTGGCAATTGGTGCGCCTGCGCTCAGCGGAGACCAGCGCGTAACGGCGGGGGCCGATGTCTTTGCGGGTGGCGGCACCCGCGCCGCCCGCGTCAGCCGGTTACAACCCTTGCCTGGTGCCTCGCGTGAAATCGCAGCGGTGGCGGGGCACGTGAAGCGTCCTGCTACCGCCACGATCCTGACCGGAGCCGAAGCCACGGAAACAGCCGTCCGCAACCTCGATTACAGTTCAGCAAGTGTGGTGTTGTTTGCCACGCATGGGCTGGTTGCAGGTGCGTTTGACGCGCGCAGCGAACCCGCGCTGGTCTTGACCCCGCCAGATGCAGAAACGCCAGAGAACGACGGTCTGTTGACTGCCTCGGAAGCCTCACGTTTGCATCTCGATGCCGATTGGGTGATTCTGTCTGCCTGCGATACCGCTGCCGGGGACCAGCCGAGCGCCGCAGGCTACACCGGGCTTGCGCGCGCGTTTCTGTTTGCAGGCGCGCGCCGCGTCGTCGCAAGCCATTGGCCGGTCCGCGATGATGTGGCGGCGCAATTGTCTGTGGGAATTCTGGACGCCACGGCCAAAGGCATGCCCGGTGACGAAGCGCTACGGCACGCAATCCTGAAGGTGATGAAACGAGGCAAGCCCGAAAGTGCGCGCAATCCCGCGCTCTGGGCGCCATTCATGCTCGTCGGAAATTAGAAGACGGGATCGTAGCCCGGCGGCAGATCGTCGGGCTTGCTTTCGCCAGTGGTTGGCGAATGGATGCCGCATTCGGTCTTGTCCCAGCCCTTCCATCGGCCCGAACGCGGGTCTTCGCCCGGCAATACCCGGCTGGTGCAGGGCGCGCAGCCGATCGAAGGGTAACCCTGCGCCACCAGCGGATGGGGCGGAAGGCCGTGTTCGGCAAAGTAGGCTTCGAGCATGTCCTTCGACCAGGACGCCAGCGGATTGATCTTGAACCGTCCTTGCGCGTCCGAACGGTCGATCTCGAAACGCGGCAGACCGGTTCGGGTCGAGGACTGGAAGCCCTTTCGACCCGTGATCGAGGCATCATAGTGCAGCAAGGCCTTGGCCAGCGGCTCTACCTTGCGGATCTCGCAGCAGCCATCGGGGTCCCAGGACCAGCGCAGACCATTGTCGTCGTTCTTTGCGATCAGCTCGGCGTCAGGCTCGACGACCACCAGATTGGTCAGCCCAAGCACATCGACCAGCTGATCGCGATAGGCCAGCGTTTCGGGGAAGTGCTTGTGCGTTTCGAGGAACAGGACCGGCAAACCCTTGTCCACTTGCGCCACCAGATGCAGCAGCACCGCGCTTTCCGCGCCGAAACTGGACACCACCGCAAGGTCGCCCGCCAACCCGTCACGGATTACCGAACGCAGCATATCCTGCGAATCAGTACCCCGGAACAGGTTGTTGAGCCGGATCGCATCGGTGTCGCTGAAGCGCGGGCCGGTGTCGATCAGGTCGATCTTGCGGTCGAGATTGCGAGTCACGGTCTGGTCCATTGCAGAGGTGTCCATTCGGAGCGAAAACGGGGTCAAGCCCAAAGCTTACGCAGGGTGGCGCTTGGCCCAGATCGCAGGGCGGCCATCGACGGTCTTCTGATAGACCTCTGGCCAGGTGGCGAAGGCCTTTTCGGCGGCCTCGGCACTGATCGGCTGTTGGGGCGCGAAGCTGTCGAACCCGCAGCGGCGCATGTGCGAAAGCTGGTCAATCAGCACATCGCCCACCGCGCGCAATTCGCCCGCATAGCCATGCTCGCGCAGGATGCGCGCCGCTGAATAGCCGCGCCCGTCGCCATAGACCGGGAAGTTCACTTCCACGAGCGCGATGCGGTCAAGATGCGGCAGCAGTGCGCGCGCATCGTCGCCCGGTTCGATCCGCACGGCGGTGGCATTCGACTGATCGGCGAAAGCGTCCACCGTCACCGCTGGATCACCTACCGGCTCATCGCTGCGGTAACGCAAGTTCTGTTCAACCATTGACAGGCTCCTTGGCATAGATCGCCTCCTTGAACGGGGCCATGCCGATGCGGCGGTACGTATCGAGGAAGCGTTCGCCGTCTGCGCGCTGGGCGAGATAGACGTCGGTGGCCTTTTCGACCGCATCGACGATGCCGTCTTCGTTGAAGCCGGGACCGGTGATCGTGCCGAGCGACGTATCCGCGCCTTCCGATCCGCCGAACGAAAGCTGGTAATTCTCCACGCCTTTGCGGTCGACCCCAAGGATGCCGATGTGGCCTGCGTGGTGATGGCCGCAGGCGTTGATGCAGCCCGAAATCTTCAGTTTCAGCTCACCCAGTTCTCGCTGGCGGCCGAGGTCGGCAAAGCGCTCGGAGATCTTCTGCGCCACCGGGATCGAACGGGCATTGGCCAGCGCGCAATAGTCCAGACCCGGACAGGCGATGATATCGCCGATCAGGTCGAGGTTGGCATTGGCAAGGCCCGCCGCGTCCAGCTTCTGCCAGACAGCGTAGAGATCTGCCTTCTTCACATGCGGCAGGACGATGTTCTGTGCGTGAGTCACGCGCAGTTCGTCGAACGAATATTCGAGCGCGAGATCGGCCATCAGGCGGATCTGGTCGGCCGAAGCATCGCCCGGAATGCCGCCAACCGGCTTCAGGCTGATGTTGACGATGGTGTAGCCCGCGCGCTTGTGGGCATGGGTGTTCTGATCGACCCACAGCGCGAAATCGGGATCAGACAGGTCCAGATCGTCCGAGGCGTCGGCATCAAAACCGGGCTGTTCGAAGAAGCCCTTGATCCGCTCCAGTTCTGCCGCTGGCGGTTCGAGGCCGAGCGTGAGGATGTGCGCGAATTCTTCTTCCACCTGGCGGCGGTATTCGTCTGCGCCAATTTCGTGGACAAGAATCTTGATCCGCGCCTTGTACTTGTTGTCGCGGCGGCCATAGCGATTGTAGACGCGCAGGGCGGCTTCCAGATAGGAAATCATCTGGAGCGGCGGCACGAAATCGCCGATCACCGGGGCGATCATCGGGGTGCGGCCCATGCCACCGCCGATGTAGAACCGGCAGCCGATCTCGCCTGCGTCGTTCTTCACCAGCTGGATGCCGATGTCGTGCAGCTTCATCGCCGCACGGTCGGTTTCGCTACCGATGATCGCGATCTTGAACTTGCGCGGCAGGTAATCGAATTCCGGGTGGAAGGTCGACCACTGGCGCAGCAGCTCGGCATAAGGGCGGGGATCGACCAGTTCATCCGCCGC
This genomic interval from Novosphingobium sp. CECT 9465 contains the following:
- a CDS encoding DUF934 domain-containing protein, producing MVEQNLRYRSDEPVGDPAVTVDAFADQSNATAVRIEPGDDARALLPHLDRIALVEVNFPVYGDGRGYSAARILREHGYAGELRAVGDVLIDQLSHMRRCGFDSFAPQQPISAEAAEKAFATWPEVYQKTVDGRPAIWAKRHPA
- a CDS encoding CHAT domain-containing tetratricopeptide repeat protein — protein: MPHQHDLAVALNKFKLAQSYVHAGRLDEGESMAIDAASVLKLLRPPTHFQTLNSRISLGWIKALRGRTAEGLGEVRDAFRTSIAVNNSLEVSQNRVVGVIDNIEAFSQALETAVLAGDNDFTFEVLQVLVETDASRAAVAVTAREQAGNSELGLLLRRRQEAAGKLADADAALLRAAGLEQGTDHAPLKKAVDDSRAVLVALDAELDAEAPGFRSLLRPRPVTLAETQGRLAPDETLLVIEESDLGLYTMAITRDRLAIGRAPIRREALRGLVRRIRAGTESGTLVPFDTTAAHEIYRAVFTPDVAALVPAKQRLRVVTGDILSALPLTLLASRAGPSLASTRWLVEDHAVSVVPSLATLGRASSRKATRGNLVAIGAPALSGDQRVTAGADVFAGGGTRAARVSRLQPLPGASREIAAVAGHVKRPATATILTGAEATETAVRNLDYSSASVVLFATHGLVAGAFDARSEPALVLTPPDAETPENDGLLTASEASRLHLDADWVILSACDTAAGDQPSAAGYTGLARAFLFAGARRVVASHWPVRDDVAAQLSVGILDATAKGMPGDEALRHAILKVMKRGKPESARNPALWAPFMLVGN
- a CDS encoding nitrite/sulfite reductase; this encodes MYQYDSYDQAMVDARVAEFRDQVERRLAGDITEDQFKPLRLKNGLYLQLHAYMLRVAVPYGTLNSRQMRLLGDIADKYDRGYGHFTTRQNIQYNWIKLEDAPDILADLASVEMHAIQTSGNCIRNTTSDQFAGAAADELVDPRPYAELLRQWSTFHPEFDYLPRKFKIAIIGSETDRAAMKLHDIGIQLVKNDAGEIGCRFYIGGGMGRTPMIAPVIGDFVPPLQMISYLEAALRVYNRYGRRDNKYKARIKILVHEIGADEYRRQVEEEFAHILTLGLEPPAAELERIKGFFEQPGFDADASDDLDLSDPDFALWVDQNTHAHKRAGYTIVNISLKPVGGIPGDASADQIRLMADLALEYSFDELRVTHAQNIVLPHVKKADLYAVWQKLDAAGLANANLDLIGDIIACPGLDYCALANARSIPVAQKISERFADLGRQRELGELKLKISGCINACGHHHAGHIGILGVDRKGVENYQLSFGGSEGADTSLGTITGPGFNEDGIVDAVEKATDVYLAQRADGERFLDTYRRIGMAPFKEAIYAKEPVNG
- a CDS encoding phosphoadenylyl-sulfate reductase gives rise to the protein MDQTVTRNLDRKIDLIDTGPRFSDTDAIRLNNLFRGTDSQDMLRSVIRDGLAGDLAVVSSFGAESAVLLHLVAQVDKGLPVLFLETHKHFPETLAYRDQLVDVLGLTNLVVVEPDAELIAKNDDNGLRWSWDPDGCCEIRKVEPLAKALLHYDASITGRKGFQSSTRTGLPRFEIDRSDAQGRFKINPLASWSKDMLEAYFAEHGLPPHPLVAQGYPSIGCAPCTSRVLPGEDPRSGRWKGWDKTECGIHSPTTGESKPDDLPPGYDPVF